Within Spinacia oleracea cultivar Varoflay chromosome 4, BTI_SOV_V1, whole genome shotgun sequence, the genomic segment CTAGTGCTAAGGATGGATCTCCGGTTGATGCCAAGTTGTCTTACTACGGGCGAGTCCAAGATATATGGGAGCTTAAGTACGGAACAAAATTGACTGTTGGTCTGTTTTGGTGCAAGTGGGCTGATAATAATAAGAGGTGTGTAAAAAGGGATGATCCTTGTGGGTTCACTCTTGTAGACCTGGGTCGTTTGCGTGAGACTGAAGAGCCATTTATACTTGTATCACAAGCTAAGCAAATATTTTATATAACCGACCCTGCCGATAAGAAGTGGTCTATTGTTGTACCGGGAAAGAGAAACATCCTCGGTGTCGGTGATGTTGAGGATGAGGACGAGTATGTTGCTTTTGATGATACACCTCCATTCACCAATCCCGAAACTGAAGTGACAAACAATGTGGATAATGACACAAATTACATGCGTTCGAATCACACGAAAGGAATACTTGTTGATGTCGAAATCTAGCAATGGTTAGAGGTATGAACTAAACAAGTTAAATTGGCACAACATATAGCTTTTTAATTTAGGTCTTGTCACTGTGTGTGGACCGTACTAACAGGCCACATGTTCAATTGGTCTACAGTACATGAATCAAGAAAACACAAGAGGCGACTTCAGACTAGCATGaagaaacaaccaacaaggagcAGTTGGTGGTGCAAGACTTGTGTATTGTGTTGGTGGTGCAAGACTTGTATATTGTGTACTGAAGAAAACCATATTGATGCAATGTACTTGTGTATTGTGTTGTGTTGAAATTTGTAACCTAAAGCTACTATATTAGGCAAATAGTCACATTTTAGCTATTGGTAGTTTGTATTGTACGTATTTGGTATTTTGGTATTTTGTATTAGACATATTTTGAGCCTGACTATTTGGGCTTCGGCCTCGTAGTCTTGCTTTGTTTTTAGGTTCATTTCTTTTAATATAAGTTTGACTATTTTCTCTGTGTGCTATTGGATGAattgtttagaatttggactatatatgccattttgggccatatataacctatatcgagccatatgagccttagctgtgcataaataacttgaaatgaatcttagaaacatctaactaagcatatgacacataaaaaaaggtttagaatttggacttaggttcatttcactacaaaaaaacgcggcacattgtgacgctttttgggacaaattgtgacgctctacagtgtcgctatttcacatagcgacgctttgggagagggtcgctattttcattgccgctatttaccgacgctttagagcgtcacaatttgcaaaatatcgACATATTTCTCCGTCGCTATTTGGGATATAGTGACTCTATAGAGAGTCGCAATATTTAGACTGTATAAAGCGTCACTATTTTCACGTGTATAGACACATTTTTCCGCCACTATAAACCACATAGAGACGCTTTAGACACCCGAAATATATAGACTCTTATTAGAGTCACTATATGTTCACTTTCGTGCGAGGTCCCcccattccctccaaaataatttagaccctttggagagtcacaatttgcatcatattatttttcatatatacataataatttagacgctttggagcgtcacaatttgcatcatatttttttcatatatatatatatatatatatatatatatatatatatatatatatatatatatatatatatatatatatatatatatatatatatatatatatatatatatatatatatatatatattaatctaaaatcatgaattatctataaaaatatatatcgaccatagataattaatcataatcaaatacaTTAACTTACTACGTAATCAACTTTTGAGGTTAATCAACTTCCTTTGCTTCATATTCACACAACTAGAAAGGTTGGATCCATATCCATCAGGAACTTTAATTTTCTGCAAAACATTTAGGAACCTCTCCTTCTCCTCCGTAGACATAGAATAGGAAGCCGGAGGCATGCATTCACCTCCGTTAGGATTAGTACTCAGCCAAAGGTGAGACTTTATTCTCCATGCTTCAAGGGCTTCTCGATCATTCCTACTATCTCTACTCTTATCCATGCTAAGAAGAGTTCCTAAAATATTCTCAGACAcgtttttctcaatgtgcatcaCATCTAAATTATGCCTTAGAAGATTATGCTCCCAATACACCAAATCAAAGAATATGCTTCTCTTGGTACCAAAGTCACTTTCATCTTGgacatcatcgtcatcatcgtGTCCTCTTTGCCTCTTTTTCGGTGGTGCCTTCGACTTTCCGTAAACATGCTTCACCTTTTCTTGCTGCCTCAATATATCAGTGCCGCTAGGACGAGATGGGGCTTTACCCCACTCATTAGTTCCAAACTTCTCACAAAACTTGTCACCTTGACATCGATATGGGTGATCTGCAGGTAACCATTTTCTATAGCTACAATAGCAAATCTTGCTCCCAAATCTATCAGAAGGCGTGGAATCTAAGCATATAGGACATGCATTGTAACCTTTTGTGCTCAAACCAGAGAGCATTGCATAGTCGGGAAAGTCATTAATAGTCCAAAGCAAAGCCGCACGCAAATTAAATTTCTCTCCGGCAAAAGCATCAAAAGCTTCAACCCCTGTCCACAGCAATTTCAATTCATGCACTAATGGCTGCAGATACACGTCAATATCATTTCCGGGACCTGATTTTCCAGGAATAAGCGTGGACAGAATGAAAGAAGACGGTTTCATACATAACCATGGTGGAAGATTATAAGGAATCAACATCACTGGCCACGTACTATAAGTGGTGTTCATTAAACGGTAAGGattaaaaccatcactcgcaagACCTAATCGAACACTACGAGGGTCTAATGCAAAATCACTGTGACGCTCATCAAATGCCTTCCATGCTAAGCCATCTGAAGGATGCCTTAAAATCTTCTTATCATCTTCACCCAATCGCTCTGTATCATGCCATCTCATATCTTCTGCTGTTGATGATGACATGTAGATTCTTTTTAGTCTCGGTATAAGAGGGAAATATCGCATTACCTTAGTTGGCACACCTTTCTTACAAGTATCCGTACCTTGATCACTTACAACGTTGCCCCTATCCTTAGTTTTCTTCCACCTCGATGTACCACAAACACGACACTTGTCTTTCTTTAAAAATTCACCCCAATACAACATGCAATTATTCGGACAAGCATCAATCTTTTCATACCCAAGGCCCAAGtcttttatcattttcttaCTGTAATAATAAGAAGAGGGAAAATCAAGTATTTGAGGAAATGCATCTAGAATTAGCTTCAACAACATATTGAAAGATTCTATGGACCAGTGATTCATACACTTCAAGTGAAACAAGTGtaacagaaaagataactttgAAAAATTGATACACCCCTCGTACAATTTCTCCTCAGAAGCTTCAAGCAACTTCTTATATGTCACATCTTCTTCTATTGTAGAATAATCATATTCTACATCTGTGTCATAGGCCAAGGGCTCCTCAATCCATTCATCATCCTCTCGTGCTTCTAAATTTGGGCAATTGGGAGGCATATTAACACTAAATGCTGATCTTAATAGCCCTCCCATATTATCTCGACCTACAAACCCACTTTGGTTATCAAGGGATCCTTCACTAGTAAtccctccatcactctcaaacaTACGCTGAAACGTATCCCCTTTACCATGAAAAATCCAATCCTTATATGGCTTATAAAATCCCTTAAACAAAATATGCCTCTCCACTTCATTTACGGAGAACCATTTCTCTACCTTACAGTTCTTACATGGACATCTAATTTTTCCTTCGACTAGATCTTGCTTGGCAAACTCAATAAATTCCATACAACCGTCGATATATTCATGATGACCAGTGGGTAGATCGATCCAACTTTTATCCATATCTATACGAAATTAGTTGAGTAATTAGTAATATACGTCGGTCGCAGAATAGGAAATTTTTATatgtacttattaaaatattataatCATTCTTAGAACCTTGATATATCACACGAGATTAATTTAAGTCACATAACACCTCCGTACACAACTCTTCTTAATTCATACCATAACTTATGGTTTTTTGTTTAATCATTCTTCCTTAGTGACTAATATTTGTGATCTATCTTCATCTTCTAAAAGTTATTACCCTATATCACTTCCatattatattttctttttgcgTACAAGATCATACTTTCAACTTCACATGAATTTGCAAGGAAAATAAAGCATGTGATTTTAGCGCACAAGGTGATATTTTCAACTTCACACGAAGACAACAATATAAATCCATTTTTTAAAAAGAGTAAGAGTACCTTAAGTAACGTGGCAtcacataatcagaatttatggtaaaatttcTTGGATTAAATGTAATTAAGCTAAGCAAAATTATGTAGTGGGGATAATGTAATTAGACAAACAATACCAACACAAAATGCCAAAGCTAACAAAAATACGTACTTACAAATTTGAAGCTATTATATCAAAACATTTGAAATTAAATCAACAGGAATACAATAGAAAGATCCAACTTTTTCATGATTGACGTAAGTTATGATAGCACAATAAACGTCGGTATATGCTCATTGTATATATATTGGACATCGAGGAAATGTAAAGCCACGGAAATTATATTCTAACACTTAACAAACCTAACTTGCAGAGTTGTAGCCCACCCTTGTCCATACAAAATTAGGGAAATAACAATTGTCCAATAAAAAACCTAAAAGGGACTTTATAGTATACATACCTCTAGTATCAAAGAGCATATGCAACGTACGAACCGATGCACGAACCTACGAACAACGCTAAAGACTTGCAGGAAACCTTGAACCGGTGTAGCAACGCACGAACTGATGCACGAACCTACGAACAACGCTAAAGAATCACAGGAAACCTTGAACCGGTGTGGTCGGCGAAACCTGATAATGTTGATAAATTATGGTCAAAATATAAGGACAACAACATTATCAGGAATTTaaaatctaaaaaatatagtagatGAAGTTATCAACTTAAACAGAAAACACTACAAACATATCAATTCATGACCATGAATGCTCCATGAAAATGAACAAATGTAGGGAAGCAATGTGCTAAGCGCAGGTCAAAGAAGGGTGTTTTTTCTACATGGaaagtaaaagaaaatattatCCGCAATCTACTCCGCGATAAGGGGATCAAGCAATTGAGTTTACGAAAGTCGTTATTGTGGGGCGACAAAAAtaccagaggagagagaaaggagataGTGGTGAACGTAGAGGGACAGGagaagaagtgaactgatcagaagtgaactgatcagaagtgaactgatcagaagtgaactgatcagaagtgaactgatcaaaagtgaactgatcagaagtgaactgatcaaaagtgaactgatcaggacTGATCAGGATTGATCAGTAAGGACtgttcagaactgatctgatcaggactgatctggactgatctgatcaggactgatctaTTTTCTATGTCGTCTGAGAGTGCAAGTGTCACAGTCCATAGAAAGCTAGCTATTCCATTTATTACTCAAAAGTGATCaccatactccgtattaagcaGCCATATTATCTCATATTCAAGGAAGTTGACagaacacaacacataattaaaaAGACTCCCAAAAgttttataataatattaatcctacCTTATTATGTCTAATCTAAATATTAGTCATTATAGATTACTCTTCTATTATGACTCATCAATTCCACGATCAATTATTTATAACTTGTACACCGTAGCAATCAGTATGTATTACTCCACTTCTTAAGCTCTTAGCTAGTGTTTGTTTGA encodes:
- the LOC110781079 gene encoding uncharacterized protein; protein product: MDKSWIDLPTGHHEYIDGCMEFIEFAKQDLVEGKIRCPCKNCKVEKWFSVNEVERHILFKGFYKPYKDWIFHGKGDTFQRMFESDGGITSEGSLDNQSGFVGRDNMGGLLRSAFSVNMPPNCPNLEAREDDEWIEEPLAYDTDVEYDYSTIEEDVTYKKLLEASEEKLYEGCINFSKLSFLLHLFHLKCMNHWSIESFNMLLKLILDAFPQILDFPSSYYYSKKMIKDLGLGYEKIDACPNNCMLYWGEFLKKDKCRVCGTSRWKKTKDRGNVVSDQGTDTCKKGVPTKVMRYFPLIPRLKRIYMSSSTAEDMRWHDTERLGEDDKKILRHPSDGLAWKAFDERHSDFALDPRSVRLGLASDGFNPYRLMNTTYSTWPVMLIPYNLPPWLCMKPSSFILSTLIPGKSGPGNDIDVYLQPLVHELKLLWTGVEAFDAFAGEKFNLRAALLWTINDFPDYAMLSGLSTKGYNACPICLDSTPSDRFGSKICYCSYRKWLPADHPYRCQGDKFCEKFGTNEWGKAPSRPSGTDILRQQEKVKHVYGKSKAPPKKRQRGHDDDDDVQDESDFGTKRSIFFDLVYWEHNLLRHNLDVMHIEKNVSENILGTLLSMDKSRDSRNDREALEAWRIKSHLWLSTNPNGGECMPPASYSMSTEEKERFLNVLQKIKVPDGYGSNLSSCVNMKQRKLINLKS